CCCTGGCTCTGAAGCAGGATATGGTACTATTAGGAGCAAGAGGCCAACCTCCCTGTTTCTGAGATCTGGGGCCTGAAAGAGAGGTGCCTGGGCCCAGGCACCTAGTGGCCTCACCACCAGGGACCCATCACCTTGTTGATCACAATAGTAAATAGTGGCTCTTCCCCAGTGTCTGCATCTTCAGGTCGCCGGTAACAGAAGAGGTTTGTGCCTTTCAGGATACCATGCACTTGTGTCCCGTTCCGTAGCTCCCCTGCTTGCTGCATAAATGACTTAATGTTTCCTGGGGgagtcacacccccagcactCTTCTTCCCAGTCCCCCACTGACAACCAGCCCTCTTTGCCCCACCTCCTGTCTGTTACTCCCTTCATCTTGCCATACCCCCTTCCTTCACCCAAATCTTCATTTGCCAGTAGTCCTGTTATTCCCAAGTGATCCAGGTCTCTTCTGCTTCCTCCCACTCCTCAGGGCCCTCTCACCTGCACCCTGAGGGTACCACTTGCAGTGGGCTGAGACATGCAGAAAGGCTGAGCTGCCAGGCGGCAACACACGCTACCATAAAGGGGCAGCCAAGCAGGGTTCTCTTCTGAGGGAGGAGGAAGTGCAGGGTGAGGTGGGAATAAGAAGGAGACTATCCCACAGCCCCTCTTGCCAgtgtccccaacacacacacataccgtGACTGGCAAGGGTGAGATCATGTGTGCGGAACCCATCTTGCACTGCTGCCAAGGTGAGCGTGGTGTGAGCCAAGAGGTGGTAACGAGGACCCCTGGAGGAGAGAGGAGTGGGCATCAGCCTAGTAAAGCGTGTGCTCAACAGCAGGAACAGGACTGAGCAGTCCTGCCCTGTTGTTTGGCTACCCGATAGAATCCTGGCTACCCGATAGAATCCTAGCTTCCCTCCCTGCCAGGGGTTAGGAATGAACATTCACTGACCTCTTGCTAAGTAGCAGGACCTACTCTTTAGGTATGTTATCCCATTGTATTTGCTTGACAGCCTGTGAGGTTGGTGGCATTCTTCAATCAATAGATAGCATTAGGCTTAGAATTTGAGAAACTCGCCCATAATTTATGGCTCCTCAGCGTCATAAATTCTACAAGGTACTTCCAGGTGTGTGTAGGTCACACCACAAAGCCCAGGCTGCCTTGCTTCAACCAAGGAGCTGTTTATCCACATCTAGAAGATGTTTTTGCAGCTGCTAAAAAATCAAGACCCCAGAACCTAACTCTCCCTGCTTCCTATGGCCTTGTGGACTGATTTAGACCAGAATGCCTCCCAGCTGTGTGGCCACTGCTTATTCATGTCCATCTGCACATCCTGGTGGCAGTGCAAAGTAGGTCCTGAATTCTTAAGGTTCAAAGATGACCCGTGGGGTGGACACAGCAGCTGAGGGCAGCAGGGGAAAGGGGCTATGGGTCTTACCCCACAGCTGGGGTGGGGAGCAAGATGGGACTGCTTCCGGAGCCCCCAGCACTGTCCATCGATGCCCGGACACGCCTCCCTGAGGAACGGCCCAGAGAGCTGCTAAGTTTGGTAGCAAGTCTCTTGGGGGCACCAGCCAGGGCCCCTTCTTCTTCCAGACAGGCTCCATACAGCTCCAGCCGAAGTTCAAAGTCTGGCCCTGCCTCAGTGCtacagaaggaagaggagggtggTCGCATTGTGTTCTGTGGGAGACAGAACTAGGTGGGGACTAGAGAGCACATACAGGACAGCTCCACAGGGAAGGCCAGGTGCCCATCTCCCGCCTCCTCCCCTACGTCAGAGATTAAAGCAGagtggagaaaggaaggagccATGGGAGTGAGGTACTCACAAGAGTACATTGTTCTGAAAGGAGATGTCCGTGAGGGTTCTATCCACCAGGATCATCTCTGTGTCCTGAATTTCTTCCCCTAGCTGCAACAGCAGGAACACAGCCCAGCGGTGCAGATCTTGGGATAAAGGGCaaaactggttaaaaaaaaaaaaaatgccccacaGGAGCCTCTAATTTCCTGAACTATCCCCTGAATTTGTCCAGGGTATAAAACTCACCACCCTTGTTCTTGAAATATTCTGTGTCCTTCCACATGAGTGGGATCCGGAGGTCTAGGGGACAGAGAGATAAGAATAGGTGTTGATATGGGGCGGGTGATCCTATGGCCAGGCAAGGGGTGCCAGCATCTGGGGCAGCTGTACTTCTTACCAGAGATGCAGACCCTGCCACGGCAGGGGGAGCGCTCACTGGGTGGCCCGGTGTCAGAAGGCCTGTTGGTAGATCACAATGTCCTGGCCTGGTCTTTACACactctttcccctttctctgaTTCCCAAAGGTTTTAGGAGATCCTGGTCCCAGGGGCCTAGtccccagggcccaggctgaTATGGCCAGCTGAGAACTGTGAAGGACAGTTACTTACTGCACCCAGAGTTTTACTTGGTTTTGGGACACTATGGCCATTGCAGCCATATTAACTCATACGTGCAGTGTACAAGCTAAGGGTTCTTCCTCCTCCAAACACCCTCTTGGACCATGTCTCCAGACTCCTGCCATGGACAAATGGGACTGTGAGAAGACTGGTACCTACAGGGATTTTTCTCCATTAGACCGTGGGTAAGAGAAGTTTGCAGGCTTTTCTAACGATAGGGATCCTTTCCAGCATCTCATCATTTTTTTGATGTAAGAGGGCACTAGATCAGTCAAAATCTAATTTGACCAGTGTTTGATGAAAGGTTAAAAACACAAGTAGGAAATATTTGTGTTCCATTCACCAGAGAAACCTCCACCACCCCTCCCCGAGCTTTGATGGCCCTTTATCCCCCTCCCAGATACACTGCTCCTTCCCAATGCCCCAAGTTCCTCAATCCCCCACTataaggcctcacacatgcagcatcctcccctcccccatcatcACTGGGATTCAGTGAATGTGTGTTTCTCTCCTAAAGTGATGTCAGTTTGTCTACACTTACTTATAATAGcactaaatataatttttgactTAGGATCTTCATTCAGCTAAATGATGTGACACTGATGATGATTAGCTGCCAGGGACTTGGATGTACCTCACATTACACTTTGGACTATGTGGTGACTTGGGCAGGGCAGCCTGGATAGCCTCCTCCCAGAAGGCAGGGCACTCTTAGTTCCCTGGCCTACTTGCCCATCCTCTAGCTGTGAGGGGCAGCTGTGGAGTGGGTTAATACCTTCTGTTGGCTTCATGGGTGAGCTCATGGCAACCTCCCTTTGTGAGTGCCCTCGTGGCTATGATTGGCATAATGCCAGTGAGGGCTGAGACCATTTCCCCACTCTTCCCAGGTGAGGCAAGCAGGCCACTTTGCCAGAAGCCAATTCTCCAAATGACCAATATACCAAAATGACCAAATCTCAAAAATTATCAACTTGCCAAACATTTTCCCTAACCATGGCATCACCTGAGTCATTTCATTTATATCTGTCAAATCAGCAGCATCTAGTGTCAGTGTAGCTTGTGCCCTTTGAGAATGCACAATCTAATTTACGTAAAATGGGTAGGCTTtcatttaagtgattttttttatgtgcttTCCCAATTCCTGCCTCTAGTGGTGAAGCCCAGGTACAACAAATTATTGTCAATTTGTGGTAAATTGGCCATTCAACAAATTGGCTACTTAGTGAACTGACTTTAAGAAAATTAGTTTTCCAGAAGCCAGCCAGTCAGACTTATCAGATCACAGGCAGGGCTTAGCACATTAGTGCTTTTGCATTGCTTGCCCAATTCCTCAGATTGTCCACTTCCACCAGACACATCAGCTTTCTGATTCTAGCCCTACTACTCTGGGCAATACATGGCAGTGGTAAAATCCCAAGGTGTGTTCTTGGCCCCTGTCAGGCCTTCATGAGGAAGTCATCTGCAGAGCTGTCCATACTATATACGGGCACAGGCTGAAAAACCACCACCCATATAGCCACCTGCTCCCAGGGAGGCCTCAGCTCCCCTTTGCTCACCGCCTGCCAGTCTTCCCCAGCACCTGGGCCTCCTTGCGCCGCTGCAGTTCTCCCATGTAGCTGAGGATGCGGCTGTTACACACCAGCAGGCTCTTGGTGGCCTCCAGAGCCTGCTCTCGCTGGGAGCAGGCTGCCAGCAGCTTGCAGGCCCCTTCCCTCATCCGGATCTCATGGTCTAGCTTCCTCTGCAACTCTGTGTCCTAGTCAGGGTCAGGGGAAAGGTGAAAAGGAAATGTCAGGGAACAGGCTGAAACATCCCCTTGTCCCCAAGAGAGCTGTGGCCCAGGAAAAACTATcaagaaactaattttttaaagcatataagAGCAAGCAATGGATCTTAGCCTCAGGTGCCCAAGAAGAACTAGAAAAGCTTTGTAAAAATACAGATGATtggggtgcagtggcatacacataatcctaacaacttgagaagctgaggagactgatctcaagtttgaggcttgtgagggcaacttagcaagaccctgtctcaaaataaaaacaaaaagggttggggatataactcagtagtagagtgcccctgggtccaatccccataccacaaaaacaaaacaacagatgTTCTCATGCTTTGATGGGTGGGAGTATAGATCCCTTCTGCTTCTTTTGAATGCAATTTGTAAAAATCTATGAAATCTACCAATCCATGCATCTTTTTATCTAACCAACATCTATTCCTTTACCCTACAGATACAGTTACACATATAATACTAGGCAAGCCATATGTACCAAAATATTCATTtagcattgttttatttatttaattggttgATTGTGGCACTTTAccccgagctacatccccaatccccctgcttttttaaaaaaaaaaaaacagagtcttgctaagttgctgaggctggcttcaaacttgtagtactcctgcctcagtctcctgaatcatGGGATTGTCGGTGTGAGCTATCATGCCAGCTTCAGCATTGTTTTAAATGTCAAAATTGGAGGCCCTTCAATACAGCATTAGTTTGATAAGTTATGGCACATCTATACCATGTGATATTGCAGACATTAAAGAGTAAGTAGACATATGTGTACAGATACAAAATAATCTCCAGAAAATATATTGTGAGAAGAGAAACCAGGACAATATTATACTACCATTTGtgcatggtatatatacatatttatatatacattgacatgcatatttatacataaaatattatccAGGAATGGAAAGAGACATGGCATCATTAGGGAAGAAGCATTCCACCCATGCTGCAGAGAACCCCATACACATGTCAAATTAGAACACCCAACACCATCTGGCCTTGAGCTTGGGAGGTAAGGTCAGCAGCAAGGAATGGGAATGGGGGTATGGGTGTTCCAGGAGTGAGGGGCTGTGCCTAAGGGCCAGAGGGGAGGTTCTGGGAGAGGAACCAGGATTTCCAGGAACATTCCCTCCAAAAGTAGTGCTTCTGGTACTTAATAAGCACTAGACAATTTATTCAGCCTCTCTAAACCATGGTAAAATGAGGATTAAAATAGTTCCTACATCCTAGGGTTTGAGGATTCAGTGGGAAAGG
The sequence above is a segment of the Marmota flaviventris isolate mMarFla1 chromosome 14, mMarFla1.hap1, whole genome shotgun sequence genome. Coding sequences within it:
- the Rtkn gene encoding rhotekin isoform X3, producing the protein MREGACKLLAACSQREQALEATKSLLVCNSRILSYMGELQRRKEAQVLGKTGRRPSDTGPPSERSPCRGRVCISDLRIPLMWKDTEYFKNKGDLHRWAVFLLLQLGEEIQDTEMILVDRTLTDISFQNNVLFTEAGPDFELRLELYGACLEEEGALAGAPKRLATKLSSSLGRSSGRRVRASMDSAGGSGSSPILLPTPAVGGPRYHLLAHTTLTLAAVQDGFRTHDLTLASHEENPAWLPLYGSVCCRLAAQPFCMSQPTASGTLRVQQAGELRNGTQVHGILKGTNLFCYRRPEDADTGEEPLFTIVINKDTRVRAGELDQAPGRPFTLSISNQYGDDEVTHTLQTESREALQSWKEALWQLFFDMSQWKQCCDEIMKIETPAPRKPPQALAKQGSLYHEMAIEPIDDIAAVTDILAQREGTRLETPTPWLAMFTDQPALHSPCSPASVSPAWTHPLPWGRPRTFSLDAVPPDHSPGASRLVAPLPPQRSPRSRGLCSKGPLRTWLQSPV
- the Rtkn gene encoding rhotekin isoform X4 yields the protein MFTRNHRSRVTVARGSALEMEFKRGRFRLSLFSDQPEDTELQRKLDHEIRMREGACKLLAACSQREQALEATKSLLVCNSRILSYMGELQRRKEAQVLGKTGRRPSDTGPPSERSPCRGRVCISDLRIPLMWKDTEYFKNKGDLHRWAVFLLLQLGEEIQDTEMILVDRTLTDISFQNNVLFTEAGPDFELRLELYGACLEEEGALAGAPKRLATKLSSSLGRSSGRRVRASMDSAGGSGSSPILLPTPAVGGPRYHLLAHTTLTLAAVQDGFRTHDLTLASHEENPAWLPLYGSVCCRLAAQPFCMSQPTASGTLRVQQAGELRNGTQVHGILKGTNLFCYRRPEDADTGEEPLFTIVINKDTRVRAGELDQAPGRPFTLSISNQYGDDEVTHTLQTESREALQSWKEALWQLFFDMSQWKQCCDEIMKIETPAPRKPPQALAKQGSLYHEMVLSEPVAPGGPGEGLLLQDNAISAEIQALLSSYYSDR
- the Rtkn gene encoding rhotekin isoform X1, which translates into the protein MFTRNHRSRVTVARGSALEMEFKRGRFRLSLFSDQPEDTELQRKLDHEIRMREGACKLLAACSQREQALEATKSLLVCNSRILSYMGELQRRKEAQVLGKTGRRPSDTGPPSERSPCRGRVCISDLRIPLMWKDTEYFKNKGDLHRWAVFLLLQLGEEIQDTEMILVDRTLTDISFQNNVLFTEAGPDFELRLELYGACLEEEGALAGAPKRLATKLSSSLGRSSGRRVRASMDSAGGSGSSPILLPTPAVGGPRYHLLAHTTLTLAAVQDGFRTHDLTLASHEENPAWLPLYGSVCCRLAAQPFCMSQPTASGTLRVQQAGELRNGTQVHGILKGTNLFCYRRPEDADTGEEPLFTIVINKDTRVRAGELDQAPGRPFTLSISNQYGDDEVTHTLQTESREALQSWKEALWQLFFDMSQWKQCCDEIMKIETPAPRKPPQALAKQGSLYHEMAIEPIDDIAAVTDILAQREGTRLETPTPWLAMFTDQPALHSPCSPASVSPAWTHPLPWGRPRTFSLDAVPPDHSPGASRLVAPLPPQRSPRSRGLCSKGPLRTWLQSPV
- the Rtkn gene encoding rhotekin isoform X2; the protein is MQDRLHILEDLNMLYIRQMALSLEDTELQRKLDHEIRMREGACKLLAACSQREQALEATKSLLVCNSRILSYMGELQRRKEAQVLGKTGRRPSDTGPPSERSPCRGRVCISDLRIPLMWKDTEYFKNKGDLHRWAVFLLLQLGEEIQDTEMILVDRTLTDISFQNNVLFTEAGPDFELRLELYGACLEEEGALAGAPKRLATKLSSSLGRSSGRRVRASMDSAGGSGSSPILLPTPAVGGPRYHLLAHTTLTLAAVQDGFRTHDLTLASHEENPAWLPLYGSVCCRLAAQPFCMSQPTASGTLRVQQAGELRNGTQVHGILKGTNLFCYRRPEDADTGEEPLFTIVINKDTRVRAGELDQAPGRPFTLSISNQYGDDEVTHTLQTESREALQSWKEALWQLFFDMSQWKQCCDEIMKIETPAPRKPPQALAKQGSLYHEMAIEPIDDIAAVTDILAQREGTRLETPTPWLAMFTDQPALHSPCSPASVSPAWTHPLPWGRPRTFSLDAVPPDHSPGASRLVAPLPPQRSPRSRGLCSKGPLRTWLQSPV